In Nocardia yunnanensis, one DNA window encodes the following:
- a CDS encoding multifunctional oxoglutarate decarboxylase/oxoglutarate dehydrogenase thiamine pyrophosphate-binding subunit/dihydrolipoyllysine-residue succinyltransferase subunit has translation MRRTPAVSSSTDQFGQNQWLVDEMYQKYKQDPSSVDESWHEFLADYTPENTSESGNNSQAVAAAAPAPAAVPAASGSAPSAPAATPSPAPAPAPAAPAPAPAPAQVRAPQTTPAPASNAAPTSGGPKPAAEDESKVLRGPAAAIVKNMSASLAIPTATSVRAIPAKLMIDNRLVINNHLARTRGGKISFTHLLGYAIVQAIKSFPNMNRHFAEVDGKPNAVTPAHTNLGLAIDLKGKDGNRSLAVAAIKNTETMTFAQFHSAYEDVVRRARDGKLTNDDFFGVTISLTNPGTIGTNHSVPRLMPGQGAIIGAGAMEYPAEFQGMSDGQLAELGIGKLMTLTSTYDHRIIQGAESGDFLRTIHNLLISDTFYDEIFHGMGVPYEPVRWRKDIQERGIDKSTRVQEMINAYRSRGHLMADTDPLRLVKDKFRSHPDLDVTQHGLTLWDLDREFNVAGFHGQERMKLRDVLSILRDAYARHVGVEYTHILDPEQLKWIQERVEQKHAKPTVAEQKYIMSRLNAAEAFETFLQTKYVGQKRFSLEGAESVIPMMDAVIDQCAEYALDEVVIGMPHRGRLNVLANIVGKPYSKIFTEFEGNMNPAATHGSGDVKYHLGARGTYLQMFGDNEIEVSLTANPSHLEAVDPVLEGLVRAKQDLLTKEDIVTKGEEARSFSVVPLMLHGDAAFAGQGVVAETLNLSNLRGYRTGGTVHIVVNNQIGFTTAPEFSRSTEYSTDIAKFIGAPIFHVNGDDPEACVWVAKLAVDYRQKFQRDVVIDMICYRRRGHNEGDDPSMTQPGMYDVIDTKRSVRKAYTESLIGRGDISLKEAEDALRDYQGQLERIFNEVRELEKFPPEASESIEEEQQLPPNLITAVDKTVLARIGDAFLNVPDGFTVHPRVKPVLEKRREMAYEGKVDWAMAELLAFGTLIDEGKAVRLTGQDSRRGTFSQRHSVIIDRKTGDEYTPLHNIGSKNPGWFAVHDSALSEYAAVGFEYGYSLGNPDALVLWEAQFGDFVNGAQSIIDEFISSGEAKWGQLSEVVLLLPHGHEGQGPDHTSGRIERFLQLCAEGSMTVAVPSTPSNYFHLLRRHALDGIRRPLVVFTPKSMLRNKAVVSEVEDFTDNKFRTVLEEPTYESGNGDRSKVKRVLLTSGKIYYELVAEKNKNNREDVAIVRVEQLYPIPKFRLNEALEQYPNATDLAWVQEEPANQGAWPFFGLNLPEILPARFGKLRRISRRAMSAPSSGSSKVHAVEQAEIVNEALAPTA, from the coding sequence ATGAGGCGAACACCTGCTGTGAGCAGCTCAACAGACCAGTTCGGACAGAACCAGTGGCTTGTCGACGAGATGTACCAGAAGTACAAGCAAGACCCCTCCTCGGTCGACGAGAGCTGGCACGAGTTCCTGGCGGACTACACGCCGGAGAACACGTCCGAATCCGGTAACAACAGCCAGGCGGTCGCCGCCGCCGCTCCGGCTCCCGCCGCAGTCCCCGCTGCCTCCGGATCCGCCCCGAGCGCCCCGGCCGCCACCCCTTCCCCGGCCCCCGCGCCCGCTCCCGCGGCGCCCGCGCCGGCCCCGGCTCCCGCTCAGGTTCGAGCCCCCCAGACCACCCCCGCTCCCGCCTCCAACGCGGCCCCGACCTCCGGCGGCCCGAAGCCGGCCGCCGAGGACGAGTCCAAGGTGCTGCGCGGCCCGGCGGCGGCCATCGTCAAGAACATGTCGGCGTCGCTGGCCATCCCCACCGCGACCTCGGTGCGTGCCATCCCGGCCAAGCTGATGATCGACAACCGTCTGGTCATCAACAACCACCTCGCCCGCACCCGCGGCGGCAAGATCTCCTTCACCCATCTGCTGGGTTACGCGATCGTGCAGGCCATCAAGTCGTTCCCGAACATGAACCGGCACTTCGCCGAGGTCGACGGGAAGCCCAACGCGGTCACCCCCGCGCACACCAACCTCGGCCTGGCCATCGACCTCAAGGGCAAGGACGGCAACCGTTCGCTCGCGGTCGCGGCCATCAAGAACACCGAGACCATGACGTTCGCGCAGTTCCACAGCGCCTACGAGGATGTCGTGCGCCGCGCCCGCGACGGCAAGCTGACCAACGACGACTTCTTCGGCGTCACCATCTCGCTGACCAACCCGGGCACCATCGGCACCAACCATTCGGTGCCGCGCCTGATGCCAGGCCAGGGCGCGATCATCGGCGCGGGCGCCATGGAGTACCCGGCCGAGTTCCAGGGCATGAGCGACGGTCAGCTGGCCGAGCTGGGCATCGGCAAGCTGATGACCCTGACCTCGACCTACGATCACCGCATCATCCAGGGCGCGGAGTCCGGCGACTTCCTGCGCACCATCCACAACCTGCTGATCTCGGACACCTTCTACGACGAGATCTTCCACGGCATGGGTGTCCCCTACGAGCCGGTGCGCTGGCGCAAGGACATTCAGGAACGCGGCATCGACAAGTCGACCCGCGTGCAGGAGATGATCAACGCCTACCGCAGCCGCGGCCACCTGATGGCCGACACCGATCCGCTGCGGCTGGTGAAGGACAAGTTCCGCTCGCACCCGGATCTGGACGTCACCCAGCACGGCCTGACCCTGTGGGATCTCGACCGCGAGTTCAATGTCGCGGGCTTCCACGGCCAGGAGCGCATGAAGCTGCGCGACGTGCTGTCGATCCTGCGGGACGCCTACGCCCGCCACGTGGGTGTGGAGTACACCCACATCCTGGATCCCGAGCAGCTCAAGTGGATTCAGGAACGCGTGGAGCAGAAGCACGCGAAACCGACTGTGGCCGAGCAGAAGTACATCATGTCCCGGCTCAACGCGGCCGAGGCGTTCGAGACCTTCCTGCAGACCAAATACGTTGGCCAGAAGCGCTTCTCGCTCGAGGGCGCGGAGTCGGTCATCCCGATGATGGACGCCGTCATCGACCAGTGCGCCGAGTACGCGCTCGACGAGGTCGTCATCGGCATGCCGCACCGCGGCCGCCTGAACGTGCTGGCCAATATCGTCGGCAAGCCGTACTCGAAGATCTTCACCGAGTTCGAGGGCAACATGAACCCGGCGGCCACCCACGGCTCCGGCGACGTGAAGTACCACCTCGGCGCGCGCGGCACCTACCTGCAGATGTTCGGCGACAACGAGATCGAGGTCTCGCTGACCGCCAACCCCTCGCACCTCGAGGCCGTCGACCCGGTGCTGGAGGGTCTGGTCCGCGCCAAGCAGGACCTGCTCACCAAGGAAGACATCGTCACCAAGGGCGAAGAAGCGCGGTCGTTCTCGGTCGTGCCGCTCATGCTGCACGGTGACGCGGCCTTCGCCGGCCAGGGCGTGGTAGCCGAGACGCTGAACCTGTCGAACCTGCGCGGCTACCGCACCGGCGGCACCGTGCACATCGTGGTGAACAACCAGATCGGCTTCACCACCGCGCCGGAGTTCTCGCGCTCCACCGAATACTCCACCGATATCGCGAAGTTCATCGGTGCGCCGATCTTCCACGTGAACGGCGACGATCCGGAAGCCTGTGTGTGGGTGGCCAAGCTGGCCGTCGACTACCGGCAGAAGTTCCAGCGCGACGTCGTGATCGACATGATCTGCTACCGCCGCCGCGGCCACAACGAGGGCGACGACCCGTCGATGACCCAGCCGGGCATGTACGACGTGATCGACACCAAGCGTTCGGTCCGCAAGGCGTACACCGAATCGCTGATCGGCCGTGGCGACATCTCGCTGAAGGAAGCCGAAGACGCCCTGCGCGACTACCAGGGTCAGCTGGAGCGGATCTTCAACGAGGTGCGCGAGCTGGAGAAGTTCCCGCCGGAGGCCTCGGAGTCGATCGAGGAAGAGCAGCAGCTGCCGCCGAATCTCATTACCGCGGTGGACAAGACGGTGCTGGCGCGCATCGGCGACGCGTTCCTGAACGTGCCCGACGGCTTCACCGTGCACCCGCGCGTCAAACCGGTGCTGGAGAAGCGCCGCGAGATGGCCTACGAGGGCAAGGTCGACTGGGCCATGGCCGAGCTGCTGGCCTTCGGCACGCTCATCGACGAGGGCAAGGCCGTGCGCCTGACCGGTCAGGACTCGCGTCGCGGCACCTTCTCGCAGCGGCACTCGGTGATCATCGACCGCAAGACCGGTGACGAGTACACCCCGCTGCACAACATCGGCTCCAAGAACCCGGGCTGGTTCGCGGTGCACGATTCGGCGCTGAGCGAATATGCCGCTGTCGGTTTCGAATACGGCTACTCGCTGGGCAATCCGGACGCGCTGGTGCTGTGGGAGGCGCAGTTCGGTGACTTCGTCAACGGCGCGCAGTCGATCATCGACGAGTTCATCTCCTCCGGTGAGGCCAAGTGGGGCCAGCTCTCCGAGGTCGTGCTGCTGCTGCCGCACGGTCACGAGGGTCAGGGTCCGGACCACACCTCGGGTCGTATCGAGCGCTTCCTGCAGCTGTGTGCCGAGGGTTCGATGACGGTGGCGGTTCCGTCCACCCCGTCGAACTACTTCCACCTGCTGCGCCGCCACGCCCTGGACGGCATCCGCCGCCCGCTGGTGGTCTTCACCCCGAAGTCCATGCTGCGCAACAAGGCTGTCGTGTCCGAGGTCGAGGACTTCACCGACAACAAGTTCCGCACCGTGCTCGAGGAGCCCACCTACGAGTCGGGCAACGGGGACCGGTCCAAGGTCAAGCGGGTGCTGCTCACCTCCGGCAAGATCTACTACGAGCTGGTGGCGGAGAAGAACAAGAACAACCGCGAGGACGTGGCCATCGTGCGCGTCGAGCAGCTGTACCCGATCCCGAAGTTCCGCCTCAACGAGGCCCTGGAGCAGTACCCCAACGCCACCGATCTGGCGTGGGTCCAGGAGGAACCGGCCAACCAGGGCGCCTGGCCCTTCTTCGGCCTCAACCTCCCGGAGATCCTGCCGGCTCGTTTCGGCAAGCTGCGCCGCATCTCGCGTCGTGCCATGTCGGCCCCGTCCTCGGGTTCGTCGAAGGTGCACGCCGTGGAGCAGGCCGAGATCGTCAACGAGGCGCTCGCGCCGACCGCCTGA
- a CDS encoding FUSC family protein yields MSSEPAHHHPLPALTRLRSLLFARPALWSRAESGLKSAAAFGIPAALAVAAGHPHEALFATFGAFAVLYGDGRPIRVRTSLVAIAGAALLLATWLGAATGHAVLGRAHAPLVMAALLTAVAALAAWVVTALRSGPPGALFFVLVCSAALAAAHGGAPVGRIVEFACYGVVSALAVTAASVLADRLRGAGWERPAVPSVAYRLRRGLSPHSHALTTTARVVTACGVAGGIGVAIGSLRPYWAIIAAVVILANGPDRVRGHARAIHRFAGTAVGLVLFAGLYALNPSGYMLVALLAALMFAIELFIVGNYAVAVLFITPTALLTGGAGAAHGSTALMMRDRFIETIIGVTVAAVCLNIVARRAHRRGLWWTAERVRATAARLESAGADSARDLADSLNFELTGHLNAGMDCAHNDSAWVRDHWDEHMALVGRGRDLVAATATR; encoded by the coding sequence GTGAGCTCCGAACCCGCACACCACCACCCGCTGCCCGCGCTGACGCGGCTGCGGTCGCTGCTGTTCGCCAGGCCCGCGCTGTGGAGCCGGGCCGAGTCCGGGCTGAAGTCGGCGGCGGCGTTCGGGATCCCGGCGGCCCTCGCGGTGGCCGCGGGACATCCGCACGAGGCGTTGTTCGCGACGTTCGGAGCGTTCGCGGTGCTGTACGGGGACGGCCGGCCGATTCGGGTGCGCACGAGCCTGGTCGCGATCGCGGGGGCCGCGCTGCTGCTGGCCACCTGGCTGGGCGCCGCGACCGGCCACGCCGTGCTCGGCCGCGCGCACGCACCGCTCGTGATGGCCGCCCTGCTGACGGCGGTGGCGGCCCTGGCCGCATGGGTGGTGACCGCGCTGCGCTCGGGCCCGCCGGGCGCGCTGTTCTTCGTCCTGGTCTGCTCCGCGGCCCTGGCGGCCGCGCACGGTGGCGCTCCGGTCGGTCGCATCGTCGAGTTCGCCTGCTATGGCGTGGTTTCCGCGCTGGCGGTGACCGCGGCCAGCGTGCTGGCGGATCGGCTGCGCGGTGCGGGCTGGGAGCGCCCCGCCGTGCCGAGCGTGGCCTACCGGCTGCGCCGCGGCCTGTCGCCGCATTCGCACGCGCTGACCACGACGGCGCGGGTGGTGACCGCCTGCGGGGTGGCGGGCGGCATCGGGGTGGCGATCGGGTCGCTGCGGCCGTATTGGGCCATCATCGCGGCGGTGGTGATCCTGGCCAACGGCCCGGATCGAGTGCGCGGGCACGCCAGGGCGATTCACCGGTTCGCGGGGACGGCGGTGGGGCTGGTGCTGTTCGCCGGGCTGTACGCGCTGAATCCCTCGGGCTACATGCTGGTCGCGCTGCTGGCGGCCTTGATGTTCGCGATCGAGCTGTTCATCGTGGGCAACTACGCCGTGGCGGTCTTGTTCATCACACCCACCGCGCTGCTGACCGGCGGCGCGGGCGCGGCACACGGGTCGACGGCGCTGATGATGCGCGACCGGTTCATCGAGACGATCATCGGTGTGACGGTCGCGGCGGTCTGCTTGAATATCGTTGCGCGCCGGGCGCATCGGCGCGGACTGTGGTGGACCGCGGAGCGCGTGCGGGCCACCGCGGCGCGGCTGGAATCGGCCGGCGCGGACAGTGCGCGCGACCTGGCCGACTCACTGAACTTCGAGCTCACCGGGCACCTGAACGCCGGAATGGACTGCGCCCACAATGATTCCGCGTGGGTGCGGGATCACTGGGACGAGCACATGGCGCTGGTCGGCCGGGGTCGCGACCTGGTGGCCGCGACCGCGACCCGCTGA
- a CDS encoding PadR family transcriptional regulator, whose translation MIKKQVPMLTPLAIAVLALLDEGPMHPYELYQVLLHRHEDELVKIKPGSLYHTVARLAEQELVVAEGTDRAGNRPERTIYRIEPAGREALRTRVAEILRQPVNEYPIFPVALAEAHNLPVDDVVALVRERVTWIEGRIAEFDALRGMVVARQVPRRFWIEIEYLRAVQAAEVAWLHGFIAELNSGELDWEDFCPETGERRVRPAETMGSDWAAGLTDADIAAVRRGGAG comes from the coding sequence ATGATCAAGAAGCAGGTGCCCATGCTGACGCCCTTGGCGATCGCGGTACTGGCCCTGCTCGACGAGGGGCCGATGCATCCCTACGAGCTGTATCAGGTGCTGCTGCACCGACACGAGGACGAGCTCGTCAAGATCAAACCCGGATCGCTCTACCACACCGTCGCCCGGCTGGCCGAGCAGGAACTGGTCGTCGCCGAGGGCACCGACCGCGCCGGAAACCGGCCGGAACGCACCATCTATCGCATCGAACCCGCTGGTCGAGAGGCTTTGCGCACCCGCGTCGCGGAAATCCTCCGGCAACCGGTCAACGAGTACCCGATCTTCCCGGTGGCTCTGGCCGAAGCGCACAATCTCCCCGTGGACGATGTCGTCGCGCTCGTGCGCGAACGCGTCACCTGGATCGAAGGCCGGATCGCCGAGTTCGACGCGCTCCGCGGCATGGTCGTGGCCCGGCAGGTGCCGCGCCGGTTCTGGATCGAGATCGAATACCTGCGCGCGGTGCAGGCCGCGGAGGTGGCCTGGCTGCACGGTTTCATCGCCGAACTGAACAGCGGGGAGCTGGACTGGGAGGACTTCTGCCCGGAAACCGGCGAGCGTCGCGTACGCCCCGCCGAGACCATGGGCTCCGACTGGGCCGCGGGCCTCACCGACGCGGACATCGCCGCCGTCCGGAGGGGTGGTGCCGGATAA
- a CDS encoding DHA2 family efflux MFS transporter permease subunit: protein MTTQRNPWLALYALVVGFFMILLDMTIVAVANPAIMKDFNADVSNVIWVTSAYLLTYAVPLLVTGRLGDRFGPKNIYLVGLAVFTLASLWCAESTSITMLIAARAVQGLGAALMTPQTMAVITRTFPPDKRGAAMGLWGGVAGLATLVGPILGGVLVDWQGWQWIFYVNVPIGIIAFGLAFWLVPSLPTHQHKFDLVGVALSAVGMFLLVFGIQEGNTHHWDAWIWAMIIAGVVVLGLFIWNQATNTGEPLVPLSLFRDRNFGLSNLAIASMGAAVTGVFVPSYFYLQQVHGMTPTRSALVFAPMAILTGVFAPIIGKISDKVAPRVIPTVGFAVFSATLFAFAVLMKPDGSIPLFMIVGGIAGIANACIWAPLATTATHNLPVQQAGAGAGVYNTTRQIGSVLGSAAISALLTARISAQGLQSGPIGEGSGGTSLHDLPERIRGPLLEKISTALSETMYLPALILLIGVAASAFFIGHGKSEGRAGDRAKADIGAH from the coding sequence ATGACCACACAACGCAATCCGTGGCTGGCGCTCTACGCGCTGGTCGTCGGGTTCTTCATGATCCTGCTGGATATGACCATCGTCGCGGTGGCCAATCCGGCGATCATGAAGGACTTCAACGCCGACGTCTCCAATGTCATCTGGGTGACCTCGGCCTACCTGCTGACCTACGCGGTGCCGCTGCTGGTGACCGGGCGGCTCGGAGATCGCTTCGGCCCCAAGAACATCTACCTGGTCGGTCTGGCGGTGTTCACCCTGGCCTCGCTGTGGTGCGCCGAATCGACCAGCATCACCATGCTGATCGCGGCGCGCGCCGTGCAGGGCCTGGGCGCGGCGCTCATGACGCCGCAGACCATGGCCGTCATCACCCGCACCTTCCCGCCGGACAAGCGCGGCGCGGCCATGGGCCTGTGGGGCGGCGTGGCCGGGCTGGCGACGCTGGTCGGCCCGATCCTGGGCGGCGTGCTGGTGGACTGGCAGGGCTGGCAGTGGATCTTCTACGTGAACGTGCCGATCGGCATCATCGCCTTCGGTCTGGCGTTCTGGCTGGTGCCGTCGCTGCCCACGCATCAGCACAAGTTCGATCTGGTCGGCGTGGCGCTCTCGGCGGTCGGCATGTTCCTGCTGGTGTTCGGCATTCAGGAGGGCAACACCCATCACTGGGACGCCTGGATCTGGGCCATGATCATCGCCGGCGTCGTGGTGCTGGGGCTGTTCATCTGGAATCAGGCCACCAATACCGGTGAGCCGCTGGTGCCGCTGAGCCTGTTCCGCGACCGCAACTTCGGGCTGTCCAATCTGGCCATCGCGTCCATGGGCGCGGCGGTGACGGGCGTGTTCGTGCCGTCCTACTTCTATCTGCAGCAGGTGCACGGCATGACGCCGACGCGGTCGGCGCTGGTGTTCGCGCCGATGGCGATCCTGACCGGGGTGTTCGCGCCGATCATCGGCAAGATCTCCGACAAGGTCGCGCCGCGGGTGATCCCGACGGTCGGGTTCGCGGTCTTCTCCGCGACGCTGTTCGCGTTCGCCGTGCTGATGAAGCCGGACGGGTCGATTCCGCTGTTCATGATCGTCGGCGGTATCGCGGGCATCGCGAACGCCTGCATCTGGGCGCCGCTGGCCACCACCGCCACCCACAACCTGCCGGTGCAGCAGGCCGGTGCGGGCGCGGGCGTCTACAACACCACCCGGCAGATCGGTTCGGTGCTGGGTTCGGCCGCCATCTCGGCGCTGTTGACCGCGCGCATCTCGGCGCAGGGTCTGCAGAGCGGACCGATCGGCGAGGGCAGCGGCGGCACCAGCCTGCACGATCTGCCCGAGCGGATCCGCGGTCCGCTGCTGGAGAAGATCAGCACCGCGCTCAGCGAGACCATGTACCTGCCGGCGCTGATCCTGCTGATCGGCGTCGCCGCCTCGGCGTTCTTCATCGGGCACGGCAAGTCCGAGGGCCGGGCCGGTGATCGGGCCAAGGCCGATATCGGCGCGCACTGA
- a CDS encoding Uma2 family endonuclease has product MTGVLEWARAENLQPEPITLDVWKKLPRDFCRLVEVVNGDVVRAEHPPLAQRNAARRLGSMLEAAAETHMSRYNDGWLYVGIDQDVLLWEHPRLTVRRPDIVLFACAPADVGPIQAQRVKIAVEVVSPATERVDTTDKQAEYANAGIPWYWLVYMDRDRVHAIQTHVLVLGHYRPHRRLHPIVGETLLDMPIEIRLDWTRLIGLIL; this is encoded by the coding sequence ATGACCGGAGTACTCGAGTGGGCGCGGGCGGAAAACCTGCAGCCCGAACCGATCACGCTCGACGTCTGGAAGAAACTGCCGCGCGACTTCTGCCGGCTGGTCGAGGTGGTGAACGGCGATGTGGTGCGCGCCGAGCATCCGCCGCTGGCGCAGCGCAATGCCGCCCGCCGCCTGGGCTCCATGCTCGAGGCCGCCGCCGAAACCCATATGAGCCGCTACAACGACGGCTGGCTCTACGTCGGCATCGACCAGGACGTGCTGCTGTGGGAACACCCGCGCCTCACCGTCCGCCGTCCCGACATCGTCCTTTTCGCCTGCGCCCCAGCCGATGTCGGACCCATCCAGGCGCAGCGGGTGAAGATCGCCGTCGAGGTGGTGTCCCCGGCCACCGAACGCGTCGACACCACCGACAAACAGGCCGAATACGCCAACGCCGGAATCCCTTGGTACTGGCTGGTCTACATGGATCGCGACCGCGTGCACGCCATCCAGACCCACGTGCTGGTGCTGGGCCACTACCGCCCGCACCGCCGCCTGCACCCCATCGTCGGCGAGACCCTGCTGGACATGCCCATCGAGATCCGCCTCGACTGGACGCGGCTCATCGGCCTGATCCTCTGA
- a CDS encoding molybdopterin-dependent oxidoreductase, with protein sequence MAERGVRIAAGIVAGGVTIGVAEVVSVLVSPDSTPLEAVGGWIVDHTPDGFREWVIGLVGTNDKLLLFVCMGVVAVVLAGVAGVIERVRRPLGAVLFGVFGLLSTLAALGRPNAAWTWALPSILGVIAGIMVLRGLIRRIEAVDAAPPETDMTVERRRLMQGIVIAGAAALVGGVAGRIIGLRSRDVSAERADVQLPTPTGPTTSVEPGAELNIPGLTPYLTSNADFYRIDTALTVPQVSKDDWSLRVHGMVDREIRLTYADLAAKTPIERLVTLACVSNPVGGDLISNARWLGYRLDEIIAAAGPHPDADMVLSRSADGFTAGSPLATLMDGRDAMLAVGMNGEPLPTAHGYPARLVVPGLYGYVSATKWVTELEITRFDRAEAFWTRRGWSAKGPIKTECRIDTPRAHGTFNAGKLTVAGVAWAQHRGIKGVEVRIDQGDWQPARLAVAPSIDTWVQWAFDWDATGSGIHTIWARATDGTGETQTDQQADVVPDGATGYPSLTLRIA encoded by the coding sequence GTGGCTGAGCGTGGAGTGCGGATCGCCGCGGGGATCGTCGCCGGAGGGGTGACGATCGGCGTGGCCGAAGTGGTGTCGGTGCTGGTCAGCCCGGACAGCACCCCGCTGGAGGCGGTGGGCGGCTGGATCGTCGACCACACGCCGGACGGGTTCCGGGAGTGGGTCATCGGACTGGTCGGTACCAACGACAAACTGCTGCTGTTCGTGTGCATGGGTGTGGTCGCGGTCGTGCTCGCGGGCGTCGCCGGGGTGATCGAGCGGGTGCGTCGCCCGCTCGGGGCGGTGCTGTTCGGGGTGTTCGGCCTGCTGTCCACCCTGGCCGCGCTGGGACGGCCGAATGCCGCGTGGACGTGGGCGCTGCCGTCGATTCTGGGTGTGATCGCCGGAATCATGGTGCTGCGCGGTCTGATTCGCCGAATCGAGGCGGTCGACGCGGCACCGCCCGAGACCGATATGACCGTCGAGCGGCGGCGACTGATGCAGGGCATCGTCATCGCGGGTGCGGCCGCGCTGGTGGGCGGGGTGGCCGGGCGCATCATCGGGCTGCGCTCACGAGACGTGTCCGCCGAACGCGCCGACGTGCAGCTGCCGACCCCGACCGGGCCGACGACCTCGGTCGAACCCGGTGCGGAGCTGAACATTCCGGGGCTCACCCCGTATCTCACCTCGAACGCCGACTTCTATCGCATCGACACCGCGCTCACCGTCCCGCAGGTCAGCAAGGACGACTGGTCGCTGCGCGTCCACGGCATGGTGGATCGCGAGATCCGTTTGACCTACGCCGATCTCGCGGCCAAGACGCCGATCGAGCGGCTCGTCACGCTGGCCTGCGTCTCCAATCCGGTGGGCGGGGACCTCATCTCGAATGCCCGGTGGCTGGGCTACCGGCTCGACGAGATCATCGCCGCGGCCGGGCCGCACCCGGACGCGGACATGGTGCTCTCGCGCAGCGCGGACGGATTCACCGCGGGCAGTCCGCTGGCCACGCTCATGGACGGCCGCGACGCCATGCTCGCCGTCGGCATGAACGGGGAACCGCTGCCCACCGCACACGGCTATCCCGCCCGGCTGGTGGTGCCCGGCCTGTACGGGTACGTATCGGCCACCAAATGGGTGACCGAACTGGAGATCACCAGATTCGATCGCGCGGAAGCCTTCTGGACGCGGCGCGGGTGGTCGGCCAAGGGACCCATCAAGACCGAATGCCGCATCGACACCCCCCGCGCGCACGGAACGTTCAACGCGGGCAAGCTGACCGTCGCCGGCGTGGCGTGGGCACAGCACCGCGGCATCAAGGGCGTGGAAGTCCGCATCGACCAGGGAGATTGGCAGCCCGCCCGGCTCGCGGTCGCGCCATCCATCGACACCTGGGTGCAATGGGCCTTCGACTGGGACGCGACCGGCAGCGGAATCCACACCATCTGGGCCCGAGCCACCGACGGCACCGGCGAGACCCAGACCGACCAGCAAGCCGACGTCGTCCCGGACGGCGCCACCGGATACCCCTCCCTCACCCTCCGGATCGCCTGA
- a CDS encoding VOC family protein yields the protein MPALNPYLLFNGNAADAVGFYESVFGVEAIITRFSDMGGTPEDMPEEVRNRVANAQLPLSATNILMVSDTPPGNEIDNSKPGFTVQIEADSAEEAERLFTDLAKDGAVDMPFGKVEWAEAFGMLTDKFGTPWMVNYTGNAQG from the coding sequence ATGCCCGCACTCAATCCGTACCTGCTGTTCAACGGCAATGCCGCCGACGCGGTCGGCTTCTACGAATCCGTCTTCGGCGTCGAAGCGATCATCACCCGCTTCAGCGATATGGGCGGCACCCCCGAGGACATGCCGGAGGAAGTGCGCAACCGGGTCGCCAATGCCCAGCTCCCCTTGAGCGCCACCAATATCCTCATGGTCTCCGACACCCCGCCCGGCAACGAGATCGACAATTCCAAGCCCGGTTTCACCGTCCAGATCGAGGCCGACTCCGCCGAGGAAGCCGAACGCCTCTTCACCGACCTCGCCAAGGACGGCGCCGTCGACATGCCCTTCGGCAAGGTCGAATGGGCCGAAGCCTTCGGCATGCTCACCGACAAGTTCGGCACCCCCTGGATGGTCAACTACACCGGTAACGCCCAGGGGTGA
- a CDS encoding CGNR zinc finger domain-containing protein: MADLEPLIGEPLALDLVNTRPTGADLLETPTQLADWLRLQADRLPEPSPRHLSADDLAAVHAVREHTAAILEALLAGRRPPRAALDGLVYAQSAAPAIRRLDFHGGIVTDTVARIGEPGARMVAHLADAAASLLVDPDVARVKRCAAPDCVMLFLPAHPRRQWCSPDRCGNRVRVARYYQRHKGTG, translated from the coding sequence GTGGCTGATCTCGAACCGTTGATCGGTGAACCCCTCGCCCTGGACTTGGTGAACACCCGGCCCACCGGTGCCGATCTGCTGGAAACCCCTACGCAGCTGGCGGATTGGCTACGGTTGCAAGCGGATCGACTACCCGAGCCGTCACCCCGCCACCTCAGCGCCGACGATCTGGCCGCCGTCCACGCCGTGCGCGAGCACACCGCCGCCATCCTGGAGGCCTTGCTGGCGGGTCGCCGCCCACCGCGCGCCGCCCTGGACGGGCTGGTGTACGCGCAGTCGGCCGCACCGGCCATCCGGCGCCTGGATTTCCACGGCGGCATCGTCACCGACACCGTGGCCCGCATCGGCGAGCCCGGCGCCCGAATGGTCGCGCACCTGGCCGACGCTGCCGCGAGCCTGCTCGTCGATCCGGACGTGGCCCGCGTCAAACGCTGCGCCGCACCCGACTGCGTCATGCTCTTCCTGCCCGCCCACCCCCGCCGGCAATGGTGCTCACCCGACCGCTGCGGCAACCGGGTCCGCGTCGCCCGGTACTACCAGCGCCACAAGGGCACCGGCTGA